The Paramisgurnus dabryanus chromosome 3, PD_genome_1.1, whole genome shotgun sequence genome includes a window with the following:
- the LOC141281944 gene encoding uncharacterized protein: protein MADSSDICFSDLSSPEREAVEELFPGFSRSKARYSAHFTLPSDVHKRATNMHSTRCSFTDRERHESDREAVEEPLPGLRRFSKPNITLTPNVRRRPRRVTTEHPTRCSSGDRVRVNEDAIAQHESGKTPLVIVTCTTCHMYSLASAVSIEGFTCTKCIEVLRLTEKVAELESRIRTLVEDSKTANVTVANNLSSEKTNGSVPTSDANINITNTVSSAHSVYQNTHGSVPSSESSRRSNWVTVRRHSHIRRPSKTHNVTTISNRFDPLRSIPAETPFKSALVIGDSILRNTNIEAPNTIVDCIPGARTSDIRSKLKVLANAKRKFSKIVIHAGTNDTRLRQSEITKDNIKEMCEIAKTMSDNVICSGPLPAYRGDETHSRLVSLNGWMSKWCPQHNVGFIDNWKHFWGRPFLLTRDGLHPSSEGSAILTKNLINSLNSDIV, encoded by the coding sequence atggcggattcatctgatatatgcttttctgacctatcctcacctgagcgggaagctgtggaggagttgtttcccggttttagcagatccaaggcgaggtacagcgcccacttcaccctgccttccgacgtccacaagcgagcaacaaacatgcattccacgcgatgcagcttcacggaccgtgaacgacatgaaagcgatcgggaagctgtggaggaaccgctgcccggccttcgcagattcagcaagccaaacatcaccctgaccccaaacgttcgcaggcgaccgaggcgtgtcacaaccgaacaccccacgcgatgcagctccggggaccgcgttcgggtaaacgaagacgccatcgcccagcatgaaagcggtaagactccgcttgttattgtaacatgtactacttgccacatgtatagtttagcttctgctgttagcatagaggggtttacatgcactaagtgtattgaagtattaaggttaactgagaaggttgctgaactagaatcgcgcatccgaacgctagttgaggatagcaaaaccgctaatgttactgtcgcaaataatctatcgagcgaaaagactaatggctcggttccgacatcagatgctaatataaatattacaaatactgtatcgagcgcgcatagtgtttatcaaaatacacatggctcggttccgtcatcagagtcaagtcggcggtcaaactgggtgactgttaggcggcatagtcatataaggcgtccttctaagacccataacgtaacgacaatttctaacagattcgatcccctaaggagtataccagctgaaacaccttttaaaagtgccctggtcattggagattctatactcaggaacactaacattgaggcaccaaacaccatagtcgactgtataccgggagccagaacgtctgacattagatccaaacttaaagtgctggctaatgctaagcggaagttttctaagattgttattcacgccggcacgaatgacactaggctccgccagtcggaaatcaccaaagataatattaaggagatgtgtgaaattgcaaaaacaatgtcagacaatgtaatatgctctggtcccctccccgcctaccggggagatgaaacacatagtagattagtgtctctcaatggatggatgtcaaagtggtgccctcagcataacgtagggtttatagacaattggaagcatttctggggaagaccatttctcctaacccgagatggccttcatccgtcatcggaaggaagtgctatactcactaaaaatctgatcaatagtcttaattctgatatagtctga